A stretch of Prunus dulcis chromosome 6, ALMONDv2, whole genome shotgun sequence DNA encodes these proteins:
- the LOC117631532 gene encoding E3 ubiquitin-protein ligase HAKAI homolog, protein MLQIRLKSVAPPEGAAGVKPLPAETVTVACPDHLVLADLPVAKGIGASTIASIVKTVGRRSRRQLGERVHFCVRCDYPIAIYGRLSPCEHAFCLDCARSDSICYLCDERIQKIQTIKLMEGIFICAAPHCLKSFLKRSEFESHIHENHAYLLQPNADKMDGNESEARSIKQGTVSESTGRAPPRPVFSPGSNSQLHDREDKARLQQPREQSLPRPVMQPNPAPAFGQLQNNPADLSRPPGFDRPSPHNLFHQQSYDSVGNTMQESGQFSDKQQTPFSEYPPMHSIQAPNYAVPINSNQVRMPSLPFAYPFPVDGSQPFYNAPYEIARQDSAPDVGQEQGSLLGFPPGSAGNMNFAASYPQSWNAGQAGVPFEAAQGGQGTADGFSNSSESQGQVAFYQGEYGRNPGGMPFNPQHMTNKAMEAVQGGNSMDPRDGKGILASQPMPLPPPPPPPPHMSQLNRQFYQGDTGRDGQG, encoded by the exons ATGCTTCAGATCCGGCTTAAGAGTGTTGCACCCCCAGAGGGTGCTGCAGGGGTAAAACCCTTGCCAGCGGAGACTGTGACAGTTGCATGCCCTGACCACCTTGTCCTTGCTGATCTTCCTGTCGCAAAGGGCATTGGTGCGTCAACCATTGCTTCAATTGTCAAGACTGTAGGTCGCAGGTCCCGTCGCCAGCTTGGAGAACGGGTTCACTTTTGTGTTCGCTGTGATTACCCAATTGCTATCTATGGACGCCTG AGCCCTTGTGAGCATGCCTTTTGTCTGGATTGTGCTAGGAGTGACTCGATCTGCTATCT TTGTGATGAACGCATCCAAAAGATCCAGACGATCAAGTTGATGGAGGGAATCTTTATTTGCGCAGCCCCTCACTGTCTGAAATCTTTCCTGAAGAGGAGTGAATTTGAATCTCATATCCACGAGAACCATGCTTACCTTCTTCAGCCAAATGCGGACAAAATGGATGGAAATGAATCAGAAGCTCGGAGTATCAAACAAGGTACAGTATCGGAATCCACTGGCCGTGCTCCACCAAGGCCAGTCTTTTCTCCTGGTTCAAATTCCCAGCTCCATGACCGTGAGGACAAAGCTCGTCTTCAACAGCCTAGAGAACAGTCGCTTCCAAGGCCAGTCATGCAGCCCAACCCAGCCCCAGCTTTTGGGCAACTTCAGAATAACCCAGCAGATCTCAGTCGTCCCCCAGGCTTTGACAGGCCTAGTCCCCACAATCTCTTCCATCAACAAAGCTATGATTCAGTGGGTAATACAATGCAGGAATCTGGCCAGTTTTCAGATAAGCAGCAGACTCCCTTTTCTGAATACCCACCCATGCATTCCATTCAGGCCCCCAATTATGCAGTTCCCATTAATTCGAATCAAGTGCGGATGCCCTCCCTTCCATTTGCCTATCCTTTTCCCGTTGATGGATCTCAACCATTTTATAATGCTCCCTATGAGATTGCACGGCAGGATTCAGCACCAGATGTTGGACAAGAACAGGGGTCGTTATTGGGTTTTCCCCCTGGTTCAGCGGGGAACATGAATTTTGCTGCTAGTTATCCACAGTCTTGGAATGCAGGGCAGGCTGGTGTTCCTTTTGAAGCTGCACAAGGGGGTCAAGGAACTGCAGATGGTTTCTCTAACTCCTCAGAGTCTCAAGGACAAGTTGCATTTTATCAAGGAGAATACGGACGGAATCCAGGGGGTATGCCTTTCAATCCTCAGCATATGACCAACAAAGCAATGGAAGCAGTGCAGGGTGGAAATTCTATGGATCCAAGAGATGGCAAAGGTATATTAGCATCACAGCCCATGCCCCTTCCTCCGCCACCTCCACCCCCACCTCACATGTCACAGCTCAATCGTCAGTTTTATCAAGGTGATACCGGTCGAGATGGACAGGGGTAG